The Pseudomonadota bacterium genome segment GGTACAGGCGTGGAAACACCAGGTGGTGTATAGGTGGGGCCTATGGCCCGAATAATTGTCCACACACCGGTATGCAGCACAGCCCCTATGAGGCTGCCAAGGATGCCCAACAGACACCCTTCAAGTGCAAAAAGCATTGATATACCCCTTCGTTTAAGCCCCAAAGCTCTTAAAGTCCCGATCTCTCTTGTTCTCTCCAGAACCGCCATGCCCATGGTATTGACTGTGCTCATCACCACAATGACGAGGACGATACAGAATATGAAGAGGAACATCATATCGATCATCCCTCTTACCTTGGAATAGAAAAGGGATAGTTCATTCCATGTCTTTATCTCACATGCAATGCCGGCACCCGTGAGCTTAGCCATAAGCAGGGTGCGCATCTTCTCGGTCTTCTCCGTGTCATCCAGGAGCACCACGATTCTGTCAGCCTTCTGCGTGTCCAGAAGGGACTGGGCAAAATTGAAGGATAGACGCATATACTTGTCGTTGGTGGCATCCGAGCCCGTATCGTATACGCCTGATACGTGAATATCCAGTGCGTTCATCTGGCCGCCAAGGGTTGGGGCCATGACAACACCGTCTTTACCCGGTATCAGATTTAAAAACCTGGCCAGATCCTGAGACATCTCCACTCCGAATAATTTCTTTTCGTTTAATCCTTCGCCCTTAATCGGTCTGAAGGCTGACCAGGACCCTTTGATAGTTCTGTCATCCTGTGGGATAACGCCCTGAGCTATGAATATAGTGGATACTGTCCCGTTTGACACAATACCGGATAAATTGATCTGAGGTGTTGCCAGAACAACCTCGCTTTCATCGGTAACAAGTTTCGATATTCTTTCGATCTCCTCTTTTGAAAACATGTACTTTTCCGGGTCCAGTTTTCCTTTCTCTAACCATCCTGATTTAAAGATTGTGAGATGGCCGAGACCCTCTCCCCGGATAGCCATTATCTTTAACCCGGAATACATGTTGCTGGCATATCCGCGAAATAGGCTTATCGCAGCAAAACCCACGGCTATGGCAAGAAGCGTCACGAGAGAGCGGCGTTTGTTTCTCAGGATATTACGTAAGGCAAGTCTTATCCATTTCATCATGACTGTGTACCTCCATTGGTTAATGGGGCTTGCGTCGCCCCCTCCACCAGCAGAGCTGTCGGAGCCTCCCCTTCTCTCTCACCGTGTGAGCTATTTAACGCATCGACATCTATGTTTGCTGTGGCTTGCGTCGCCCCCTCCACCAGCAAATCTCGACCCACTGTAGTGGGTGCCCCGGCCTCCCCTTCTCGCTCACCGTGTGAGCTATTTAACGCATCGACAGTCATTTGCGCTGTGGCTTGCGTCGCCCCCTCCACCAGCAAAGCTGTCGGAGCCTCCCGCACCCGCAAGCGGGTACCCGGCTCACCGAGTGAGCTATTTAAAGCACTTACGCTATATGCACCGGGGCTCACGTCTGCTTCCGTAAATGGGTTGCCTCCATCGACAATCCGCCCGTCTTCGAGACGGATAAGCCGTTTTACCCGATCGAGCAACCGTTGGTCGTGGGTAGAGAAGATGAAGGTAATGGCGTCCTTTTCGTTAAGACCACGCATGATGGAAATGATCATACGGGCCGTTTCAGAATCGAGATTGGCTGTAGGTTCATCGGCAATCACC includes the following:
- a CDS encoding FtsX-like permease family protein; this translates as MMKWIRLALRNILRNKRRSLVTLLAIAVGFAAISLFRGYASNMYSGLKIMAIRGEGLGHLTIFKSGWLEKGKLDPEKYMFSKEEIERISKLVTDESEVVLATPQINLSGIVSNGTVSTIFIAQGVIPQDDRTIKGSWSAFRPIKGEGLNEKKLFGVEMSQDLARFLNLIPGKDGVVMAPTLGGQMNALDIHVSGVYDTGSDATNDKYMRLSFNFAQSLLDTQKADRIVVLLDDTEKTEKMRTLLMAKLTGAGIACEIKTWNELSLFYSKVRGMIDMMFLFIFCIVLVIVVMSTVNTMGMAVLERTREIGTLRALGLKRRGISMLFALEGCLLGILGSLIGAVLHTGVWTIIRAIGPTYTPPGVSTPVPLTVSFVPQTLVLLAICLVILSLIAAIVPVRRAARQNIVNALGHT